A single genomic interval of Camelus ferus isolate YT-003-E chromosome 24, BCGSAC_Cfer_1.0, whole genome shotgun sequence harbors:
- the SEH1L gene encoding nucleoporin SEH1 isoform X6 produces the protein MGLMLATCSADGIVRVYEAPDVMNLSQWSLQHEISCKLSCSCISWNPSSSRAHPPMIAVGSDDSSPNAMAKAQIFEYNENTRKYAKAETLMTVTDPVHDIAFAPNLGRSFHILAIATKDVRIFTLKPVSRKELTSSGGPTKFEIHIVAQFDNHNSQVWRVSWNITGTVLASSGDDGCVRLWKANYMDNWKCTGILKGNGSPVSGSSQQGSSNPPLGSNVPNLQNSLNGSSAGRYFFPPLDSPRAGSRWSSYAQLLPPPPPPLVEHSCDADTANLQYPHPRRRSLSRPLNPLPENEGV, from the exons ATGGGCCTCATGTTAGCGACCTGCTCAGCGGATGGTATTGTGAGGGTGTACGAGGCGCCAGATGTCATGAACCTCAGCCAGTGGTCCCTGCAGCACGAGATCTCTTGCAAGCTGAGCTGCAGTTGTATTTCTTGGAACCCTTCAAG CTCTCGTGCTCACCCCCCCATGATAGCGGTTGGAAGTGATGACAGCAGCCCCAACGCAATGGCCAAGGCTCAGATCTTTGAGTATAATGAGAACACCAG GAAATATGCAAAAGCTGAAACCCTTATGACAGTCACAGACCCTGTGCATGACATTGCATTTGCTCCTAACTTGGGAAGGTCTTTCCACATTCTCGCCATAGCAACCAAAGACGTGAGGATTTTTACATTAAAGCCTGTGAG caGGAAAGAACTTACATCCTCCGGTGGGCCGACAAAATTTGAAATCCATATAGTGGCTCAGTTTGATAATCATAATTCTCAGGTCTGGCGAGTGAGTTGGAATATAACAGGAACAGTGCTGGCGTCCTCAGGAGACGACGGCTGTGTGAGACTGTGGAAAG cTAATTACATGGACAATTGGAAGTGTACTGGGATCCTCAAAGGTAACGGGAGCCCGGTCAGTGGGAGTTCTCAGCAGGGAAGCTCAAATCCTCCCCTAGGGTCCAATGTCCCAAAtcttcaaaattcattaaatggATCTTCTGCTGGCAG GTATTTCTTTCCCCCTCTGGATTCCCCACGGGCTGGATCGAGATGGTCCAGTTATgcccagctccttcctcctcctcctcctcctctggtaGAGCACTCTTGCGATGCTGACACTGCCAACCTCCAGTATCCTCACCCTCGCAGAAGGTCTCTCTCTCggcctcttaatcccttacctgAGAATGAAGGGGtttaa